The Planctellipticum variicoloris DNA window GAAGGTCGTCCTGACCAAGTCGGACGGTTCGCTGAAAGCCGAACAGATCGTCGGCGTCGAGATTTTCGACAAGCTCGGCCGCCTGCCGGTGGATGTCGGTACTTCGGGTGACATCGTCGCCCTCGTCGGTCTGACCACGCCGGAGATCGGCGATACGGTCACTCTGCCCGACAATCCCCAGGCGCTCCCCCGCATCGCGGTCGACGAGCCGACGCTGTCGATGATGTTCACGATCAACAGCTCCCCGTTCGCCGGCCAGCCCGGCGGCGGCAAGTATCTGACCAGCCGCCACCTTCGCGCCCGGCTGATGCGCGAACTCGAATCCAACGTCGCCCTCCGCGTCGAAGAAATGGGCGACCGCGACGCCTTCCAAGTCTCCGGCCGTGGCGTGCTCCACCTCGCCGTCCTCATCGAAACGATGCGCCGGGAAGGCTACGAGCTGTCGGTCGGCAAGCCGCAGGTCATCCGCAAGCAGATCAACGGCAAGTGGCACGAGCCGTTCGAAGTCCTCGATATCGACGTCCCCACCGCCGAAGTCGGCGGTGTGATGGAAGTCGTCGGCAACCGCCGGGGCGAGGTCGTCCACATGCACAGCAACGACCTGGGAACGACGCACGTCGAATTCTCGATTCCCGCCCGCGGACTGATCGGCATCCGGACGAAACTCCTCAACGCCACACGCGGCGAAGCGATTATTCACCACCGGTTCGAAGCCTATAAGCCGGTGGAAGGAGAAGTCCCCCACCGCCAGAACGGCGTGCTGATCTCCCAGGAACGCGGCAAAGTGGTCGGTTTCGCCCTGTTCAAGCTGCAGGAGCGGGCCGAAATGTTCGTCGCTCCGGGCGACGAAGTTTACGAGGGGATGATCGTCGGCGAGAACTCGCGCGACAACGATCTCGTCGTGAATCCGATCAAGGAAAAGAAGCTGACCAACATGCGGGCCTCGGGCTCGGACGAAAACATCCAGCTCAAGCCCCCCCGCCGGCTGTCGCTGGAAGCCGCCCTCGAATACATCGAGGACGACGAGTATGTCGAGGTCACGCCCCAGATCATCCGCCTGCGGAAGGCCCGCCTGACGGAGCAGGAACGCAAGCAGCAGTCCCGCGCCACCGCCGGAGCCGGAGTCTGATTCGCCTGCGATGGAAACAGTGATTGGAACGAGAGCCCCCGTGAGTCATCATGGGGGCTCTTCGCTGCGCGGACCTTCAGGAGACAGCCGATGATCGCCGTGATCGCCCACGACCAGCGCAAGCCGGAAATGCTGGAGTTCGTCCGCAGGCACCTCGCCTTCTTCCAGAAACAGTCACTGGTCGCCACCGGCCATACGGGGAAGATGATCCAGGAAATCCTCGGCGTCCCCGTCGAGTGCGTCGTCCACGGCCCGGACGGCGGCGACTTGATCATCGGCGGTCGCGTTGCCGAGGGAAAAGTCGAAGCGGTCCTGTTCTTCCGCGACCCGCTGACCGCTCAACCGCACGAACCCGACGTCACCGCCCTGATGCGCGTCTGCGACGTCCATCGCATCCCCCTGG harbors:
- the typA gene encoding translational GTPase TypA, which translates into the protein MARRNDIRNIAIIAHVDHGKTTLVDCLIKSSGQFRDSQVQQDCILDSNDLERERGITILAKNIALNYNGTKINIIDTPGHADFGGEVERVLSMADGAIVLVDAFEGPRPQTRFVLKKALELGLQPVVVVNKIDRPDARPQDVLSETFDLFVELGADDKTLDFPYIFASGRAGFATHDPEVNTGTIQPLLDMIIEQVPGPEVNEDGPLQMMVTSLSYSEFVGRIATGRIASGSVKPGQKVVLTKSDGSLKAEQIVGVEIFDKLGRLPVDVGTSGDIVALVGLTTPEIGDTVTLPDNPQALPRIAVDEPTLSMMFTINSSPFAGQPGGGKYLTSRHLRARLMRELESNVALRVEEMGDRDAFQVSGRGVLHLAVLIETMRREGYELSVGKPQVIRKQINGKWHEPFEVLDIDVPTAEVGGVMEVVGNRRGEVVHMHSNDLGTTHVEFSIPARGLIGIRTKLLNATRGEAIIHHRFEAYKPVEGEVPHRQNGVLISQERGKVVGFALFKLQERAEMFVAPGDEVYEGMIVGENSRDNDLVVNPIKEKKLTNMRASGSDENIQLKPPRRLSLEAALEYIEDDEYVEVTPQIIRLRKARLTEQERKQQSRATAGAGV
- a CDS encoding methylglyoxal synthase; this translates as MIAVIAHDQRKPEMLEFVRRHLAFFQKQSLVATGHTGKMIQEILGVPVECVVHGPDGGDLIIGGRVAEGKVEAVLFFRDPLTAQPHEPDVTALMRVCDVHRIPLATNLGTAEAVVEMFERQGGAG